The following DNA comes from Hordeum vulgare subsp. vulgare chromosome 3H, MorexV3_pseudomolecules_assembly, whole genome shotgun sequence.
GAGTTTGCCTTGAAATCTCGAAGGCCTAAGAAATCAGAAGTACTTAAATTCATCTCATcggttagtttttgttctagatcAAACCGCCCAGCTTTTTTCAGATCACTGATCAATGCACGATAAACATCAATCGAAGGTTGGTTTGACTTACTGGTGCGTTAGACTCGGGCGTCACCTACTGCCAGTGATGACGGCCACATAGCGGCCTCGTGCGAAGATTGTTGCGTGGGCTGGAGGAGCAACACGAAGGCTGCCGCCAAATGCTGACGCGACGGTTGCTGATGGCCACTGCCATGTGATGACCGGGCTTGGCTCATGCGCCTCCTCCAAAGGTAGGAGGAAGTCTCCCACGGAGATGGACGGTGATGCTCGGGACGTTGGAGGCACGCCCTGTCGAGGGTGCTCGAGATCGATATCGGCCGGATTCGGCGATGGCGGAGCGAGGACGTGCACCGCGGAGCGGATGGATGGGCGCACGACAGCAGCGGAGACGGAGACGGGAACAAATGTGACGCCAGGGCGACAGACACGAGGGTGTGCGACTGAGAGGGAGACACGCGTTTCCACGGCCACGCAGTCATGGGGCGgaagaggcggaagaggaggccAACGGCGACGCGGATCCCTCGGCCACGGCGGGTGCGACATCAGCTGGAAATCCTCGGACACCGTGTCGAACGCCAGGATCTTCTGGGTGTTCCTGGCCAGAGGATGAATCGTCCAGTGAATTTTGCCCCTGTGTTGGGCATAGTGGTTGATGAAATAGGCGAACTCGTGTACGAATACACCGTCGGCCACTGGTCCGAGATGGCGAGGATGTTGTGACTTGTGAGTTGGCTGCGGCGACGACATCAGCGACCGAGTAAATGTACTGCGTCGCCAAGCCAGGCTCTAGTTCATTGGCGAGAACGAGAAGTCGGAGCTCGCCGGACGGGCTATGGCGGTTGAAGCCGCACAGCCTGGTCAAGTCGGGGAAAGAAGGCGGCTTGAAGTCCAACCTAGCCGCCAGCCTGGTCACCGGGTTCCACACAAAGAAAACACAGCCCGTCACAGCAACCCAGCAGGGCGCCGACCTCAGAGTGCTTGGGCCGGTGAGATTTCTCGGGAGAGAGATGGGATCAGGAGCGAGGGTGTGTGGATGGGGGCGGGGTAGCAGAGGACGCGATGTAGATGGGATCGTGCCTTCGTGGCTTGCGgttatttctttcttttttctgctTTTTTAGCGGGTAGGATAATTAGTGGTTTTTTTCCTAATGGGGGAGGGGATCGTACGAGGGAATGAGGGCTGACCGTGGCTATTTTTTTGGCGATGGCGGGGAGGAGGatggaggtcgaaccatcacgacgacggcacatcctgctttaatagtagagatgagGAGCTAATAATAGGCTAGGTGTATAGACATTGTAGTCTGTTTTTTATCTCGCCAGATGTGGCATGTCTTCTTTACATTTTACTTTTTGTGTTTAGATTGTGAGCCAATTATGTATCTAAGATTTTATTATCATACTTTTTTTAATAATATGATTGCATGAATCAGTTTGATGGAGAGTCCGGGGCTCCATTCCTCCTTGTCTTTTTTCAAAAAAGAAACTTGAACTAATATAAAAACATGTAAAATACTATTTTAATAATCTAAACacacttatattagtttacagaaggAGTATATTAGGTCATCACCATGATGGAAATGGGTTTCGCAAATAGTTGTGTACAATAAATTATTACTATATCTATAAGAAAACGGTTTCGTAAAAAATCTACAAGGAAACGGTAACCATGTAAGTGTTGTTATATGCCGCCGTATACTGAATTTCAATAATTAAACCGAGTAAATATAATGTATTCACAAATTCTAACCCGTTTTTCAACATGACAACCCTGTTCATGAAAATTACAAGCATATCAAAATATGGACGGGAAAATGGAACTCTGTTCTTCTTCAAATacacaaacatttttcaaaagaaTAAATTGGCATACACATGGCAATAGCAGGAACACGGTGGGTACATAGAAGCTAGTGACAAACGAAAACGATAACAGTCGTTAATTTTGTTGGATCATCAATGTTGTAGCAGCAGAAACGCATAGAGTGCTTAATTAGGCGCTCACACGGCCACACCTCCTCTCCGCCGATGGTCTGCCGTACGTGCGCGAGATGGACGAGGCCGGGATGCGTAGGACGCGATCAGACCATGTTGCGGGCGCAGCGCGTGATGGCGGAGCAGCCGCGCGTGTAGGGGTTCATCTGCTGCATGGAGCCGCAGTTGGTGTAGTAGGACTTGTCGCGCTTATTGCAGGGGATCTGGTCGGCGCGCAGCGCCGCGTAGCTGATGTACCTGGCCGTCGGCTTCCGCGCCAGCGACCGGCGCAGGGCCTCGCCGGTGCCGGCGGCGCCCGTCCCCATCTCCTCGTCCTCGTCTACGCCGCACTCCCCGACGGCCCCGTCGCAGGTAGCCGTGCGCGACAGGAGCATGGAGTCCTGCTCGCCCGCGGAGGCCGGGGCCGGCAGGCAGGCGACCGCCGCGGCGGCCGCCAGGAGCGCGAGCACTGCGACGCCGATACGGGCCATGTCGGTCTTCAGTCTGGTTGCTGGTTTCTTGGGGTTTGTGGGTCTGCGGCTAGGGTGGATCCCTCCATGCCTTGTTCTCTCTTTGAAGGGGATggggggagaggaagaggagacgCGGGGGAGAGGATTTGGAGAGGGGGGAGCTGGACGGGAGAGAAAGCAGGGCGGCCGCGCGTCTGCTTGGCTGGTGCCGCCGCACGTTGCGGCCTCCGTCTCGGAACCCCGACCCATCGGAACCATCACACACGCCTCACCTGTGCTAATTTTAGGTGCAATTGAGATCGTCATGCTGACACCTACACGCATTTCGTCCACCTGTCCGACGCATTACGTCAAGTTGAAGTGGATTCTTGTCACAACGGGCCTTGACCCATGACTACCATTCTTTCTTTAAGGGGTTACtagaaaatatatatttttaatgaaACTTTGTATTAGTCAAGTGGAAAGACCACAATCTGCGTTACAAAGTTCAATGATCTCTGGTAATTCAGAGTTGAGCCAGACTGTTCTACTCTTCGATCTAGCAAACTTGGCCAATAAATCGCTTACATTATTTTGACTACAATGAACATTGCTAAAAGTAGTACTATGAAGATTCCTTAGAAGCTTGATTTCTTTCATCAGTGAGGAGAAGACTGATCTATCAATTGAATCACTCATGATCATGTTCAAAGCCTCTCATGAGTCAATCTCTACCTGAATAGGTAGTTTCGTTCTCTGAATAGCTAGCGAAAGACCCTCCATACATGCGCCTAGTTCAACCTCCAGTGCATTTCTGCAGGAAAAGAGCTCACTGTATGATGTATATATGATTTGTCCCTTGCTGTCTCGAAGAACCATACCGGCACCTGCACTCCCATCGACTGTCCAAGAGTCATCGATGTTGAGCTTGGCCCGGCCCTCCAGAGGCAAAACCCACACAGTGTTTGGAGTTGCAGACGGTGTCACCCGTGATATAGGAAGATTATCGTAAGCGACCACTTGTTTCCCCTTCAGCAATTCCTCCTCTGAATATTTTAGTGATAGAAGTGACTCCAAGTATCCCATCAAAAAGCGTTTAGATGCCTCCATCGGAGGTGGTTCTTTGTTGTGTGTAACCTCATTCCGGTTGTGCCACACCATCCATAAGGACATCAGTAGCATACCTCTCTCTATCACACATAGAGAGTGAAGTGCTTCCAGCAGCCATTCAGTACCTGAATTCTTTAAATCCTCATGCTTCGGCAGTCGCCAAACAGAAGCCATACAGTCCAAGTGTTGCACTGCTAGAGGGCACTTACAGAGAGCATGGAAAATGTCTTCCTCTTCCCTCTCGCAGATTGGGCATAAACGAGCCGTTTCCAAGTTGGAAGGGAGTTCACCGAAATGCATCATGCAAAGTTTTTGACCTTAGGCAGCACAAAACTTCCCCAAATAAGCTTCCAGCATGCGCGACGTCCATCCGGAGCAATACTTGATGATTCCGCAGTTGTTCGGTAAGTTTCCTCAAAAGCTAACTCATATGCTGATTTGACATAGAAGAGTCCAGATTTCGCCGGTCCCCATGCCAACACGTCCTCCTCCAGCCTAGGTGAAGTTCGAATTTTCAAAATCTCCTGAACATCACACAGCAGAAATGCTTCTTGAAGCAAATTATAATTCCATGCACCATTATGTTGTAGCAATTGTGACACATATCGATTTCTGCAAGTACCTTGAGCTGATATGGGTCTGTAGGAGAAAGGTCTAGGGATCCAAGCGTCCCACCAAACTATGATGTTGTTCCCATTCCCTACTCTCCATATTATCCCTTTCTTAAGAAGAACTAGGCCATGACTGATTGCAGTCCAAGTTGAGGAGGCATTTCTTGAGAAGACTGTGTCCTCAAGTTTACCATTGGGGTAGTATTTGCTCTTGAGAAATCTTGCACACAAGCTGGCAGGACGAGTCAACAATCTCACGCCTCCCTAGCCAGTAGAGCATGGTTAAACAAGCGGTAGTCTCTAAATCCGGCACCACCCTTGCTCTTCGGTCGCTGCAACTTTTGCCAAGATTTCGAGTGTATTTTACGGTTCCCTTTGGTCGATCCCAATAAAAATTTCTGACAATCTCCGTGAGATCATCACAGTCCGAAAAGGGCAGCTTAAAAACTAACATGATGAAAACTCGTAGTGCCTCGGCAACCGACTTGATGAGAACTTCCCTGCCTGGTTGGTCTAGATGCCCATCACCCCATTGAACTAGTCTCTTCATAAGTTGAGCTTGTAGGTTTTGAAACCGGCATTTCGTCATTCTCCCATTAGGGGTTGGCAACCCTAGGTATTTCTCTTCaaatcctgcaacagaaacattcAGTACATCCCGAACGTCCTCGTGTGCATTAGCTGGGCATGATTCTCCAAACATAATTGAGCATTTATCATAGTTAAGAAGTTGGCCAGTAGCATTTGCATAAAGATCAAGACAATCTTTAACTTGTTCAGCTTGAGCTCTTGAAGCCTCAAAGAAAAGGAGCGTGTCATCCGCAAACACAAGATGAGAGATACCGGGGGCACACCGGTAGAACTTTGCAGGTATCATCGATCCCACATCCACACGTTGTCAAAGAATTGCAGAGAGCCGAACATCAACAAACAGAAACAAGAAAGGGGAGAGGGGATCACCTTCCCGTAGACAACACGACGGTGCAAATGAATCCAAGAGGGTTCCATTAAATCTTACTAAATATCTCACCGATGTGACACAAGTCATAATCCAGTCAACCCATCGATGATCAAAACCCAGCTTTTGCGTCACTTGTCCCAAGAAGTTCCAATCTACCTGATC
Coding sequences within:
- the LOC123439602 gene encoding rapid alkalinization factor-like — translated: MARIGVAVLALLAAAAAVACLPAPASAGEQDSMLLSRTATCDGAVGECGVDEDEEMGTGAAGTGEALRRSLARKPTARYISYAALRADQIPCNKRDKSYYTNCGSMQQMNPYTRGCSAITRCARNMV